From Draconibacterium halophilum, one genomic window encodes:
- a CDS encoding MOSC domain-containing protein, with protein sequence MEALTCKIKSLNISEKKGTIKTPRKELKLNLDGIEGDAHAGKWHRQISLLAAESIKSFEGELGREIKYGEFAENITTEGIAVHKAMPFDRFRAGKLELEVTQIGKKCHGDNCEIFQLAGKCVMPKEGIFCRVLKPGTLSENEELEYIPKTFRIKVITLSDRAFHGIYKDKSGPLLEKLSKDWFTSKTYLCETSRTVIPDEKELLEAELQNAVNDGYDIIYTTGSTGIGPRDIAPTIISNFIDLEIPGIMDHIRLKYGAQKPNALLSRSIAGVKDKTLVFSLPGSTKAVNEYLTEIHKILMHSFLMLHGIDGH encoded by the coding sequence ATGGAAGCACTGACCTGCAAAATAAAATCGCTAAATATTTCGGAGAAAAAAGGCACAATTAAGACTCCGCGTAAAGAATTAAAACTAAACCTGGATGGAATTGAAGGCGATGCTCACGCCGGAAAATGGCACCGACAGATAAGTTTGCTGGCTGCCGAAAGTATTAAAAGTTTTGAAGGAGAACTTGGGCGCGAAATTAAATATGGCGAATTTGCCGAAAACATTACCACTGAAGGAATCGCAGTTCATAAAGCTATGCCCTTTGACCGGTTCAGAGCCGGAAAACTGGAATTGGAAGTTACACAAATTGGAAAAAAATGCCACGGCGATAACTGTGAGATTTTTCAACTGGCAGGTAAATGTGTTATGCCGAAAGAAGGGATCTTTTGCCGGGTACTTAAACCGGGAACTCTTTCGGAAAACGAAGAACTGGAATACATTCCAAAAACATTCCGTATTAAAGTAATTACCCTGAGTGATCGTGCTTTTCATGGCATTTACAAAGACAAAAGCGGGCCACTGCTCGAAAAACTAAGCAAAGACTGGTTTACCTCGAAAACGTATCTATGCGAGACATCTCGAACTGTAATTCCTGACGAAAAAGAGTTGTTGGAAGCTGAACTACAAAATGCTGTTAACGATGGATACGATATTATTTATACAACCGGCAGCACCGGAATCGGGCCACGCGATATTGCTCCTACTATCATTTCCAACTTTATCGATTTAGAGATTCCGGGAATTATGGATCATATCAGGCTAAAATATGGTGCACAAAAACCAAATGCTTTACTTAGCCGTTCAATTGCCGGAGTAAAAGACAAAACGCTGGTATTCTCGCTACCGGGCAGTACCAAGGCAGTAAACGAATATCTAACTGAAATTCATAAAATTCTGATGCATTCATTTCTGATGCTTCATGGAATTGACGGGCATTAA
- the moaC gene encoding cyclic pyranopterin monophosphate synthase MoaC, which yields MSQLSHINKEGKANMVDVGHKPQQVRTAKASGFITLQPETIRLINESLIKKGDVITIAEIAGIQAAKETSRLIPLCHSLQLTKVEVKAEVQENGVLVRSLTKCIGQTGVEMEALTAVNIALLTIYDMCKAVDKNMVMSDVKLDFKEKI from the coding sequence ATGAGCCAATTATCACATATCAACAAAGAAGGAAAAGCCAATATGGTGGATGTGGGTCACAAACCACAACAGGTACGAACTGCCAAAGCATCGGGTTTTATTACCTTGCAGCCCGAAACCATTCGGCTGATAAACGAAAGCCTGATTAAAAAAGGCGACGTAATTACCATTGCTGAAATTGCCGGAATTCAGGCAGCAAAAGAAACATCAAGGTTGATTCCGCTTTGCCATTCACTGCAGCTAACCAAAGTGGAAGTAAAAGCTGAAGTTCAGGAAAATGGCGTTTTGGTAAGAAGTTTGACCAAATGTATTGGGCAAACCGGCGTTGAAATGGAAGCCTTAACCGCAGTAAATATTGCGTTGCTAACCATTTACGACATGTGCAAAGCCGTAGACAAAAACATGGTAATGAGCGATGTAAAACTTGACTTTAAGGAGAAAATATAA
- a CDS encoding GTP 3',8-cyclase MoaA, protein MNLHMYDHFNRHINYLRISVTDRCNFRCEYCMPAEGLPLKKHEDILSFDEITDIVKAGVKLGIRKLRITGGEPLVRKDLPELISKLSAIPEIEDIGMTTNGVLLPRYAKALKAAGLKRVNISLDTMNPAKFKKITRVGELNDVLMGIDAALDADLQPVKINFVRIPGENEEDEQKVREFCQNKGLKLRFIRQMDLRTGEFYAVDGGLGGICKICNRLRLTADGFIVPCLHSGLRYSTRELGVEEAYNQALENKPEKGVGTESHDFSNIGG, encoded by the coding sequence ATGAATTTGCATATGTACGACCACTTTAACAGACATATCAACTACCTGCGCATTTCGGTAACCGACCGCTGCAATTTCAGGTGCGAATACTGCATGCCGGCCGAAGGTTTACCTTTAAAAAAGCACGAGGATATTCTTTCATTCGACGAAATTACCGACATCGTTAAGGCAGGTGTAAAACTGGGGATTAGAAAACTCCGAATTACCGGAGGTGAACCGTTAGTGCGCAAAGATCTTCCGGAGCTGATAAGTAAGCTTTCTGCTATTCCGGAGATTGAGGATATTGGCATGACCACAAACGGTGTGCTTTTGCCACGTTATGCCAAAGCGTTAAAAGCTGCCGGTTTAAAAAGGGTGAACATCAGTCTGGACACCATGAATCCCGCGAAATTCAAGAAGATTACCCGCGTTGGAGAACTTAACGATGTATTGATGGGAATTGATGCAGCACTGGACGCCGATTTACAACCAGTAAAAATCAACTTTGTTCGCATTCCCGGCGAAAACGAGGAGGACGAACAGAAAGTACGGGAATTTTGCCAAAATAAAGGTTTAAAGCTGCGTTTTATTCGGCAGATGGATTTGCGCACCGGTGAGTTTTATGCCGTAGACGGAGGTTTAGGCGGCATTTGCAAAATATGTAACCGCCTGCGTTTAACTGCCGACGGATTTATCGTTCCATGCCTGCACTCCGGACTGCGTTACAGCACCCGCGAATTGGGCGTTGAAGAAGCATACAACCAGGCCCTTGAAAACAAACCGGAAAAGGGAGTAGGAACCGAATCACACGATTTTTCAAATATTGGAGGATAA
- a CDS encoding molybdopterin molybdotransferase MoeA, which produces MNQFKEIQQHIGNLSPVLPTEKILLKDAFNRVLLEDVVADLNMPPFNKSAMDGFACSYEDIANELEVLEVINAGKIASVKIGKNQCVKIMTGAAVPSECDCVFMVEDAEELSENKVRCTNPKTKKNICYLGEDYKKGEKLLKKGMLINVPQMAVLAGAGYAEVLVSKRPKVTVIATGSELVPPSETPKPGQIRNSNSSQVITQLKKMNLEIVDELMLVDDYELLTKSFNAALGTSDFIVFTGGASVGDFDFIPEILKEQGFKIYWDHTGIKPGNPMTFSEKGGKFVFGLSGNPVSSFVQFELIAKPTINKLLGANYNPLRIKARMNFTFQRKKTNRLAIIPVFIDDNGATSEIPFHGSAHINSLAFANALLEVPLGVSAIQTNEFAYVRPL; this is translated from the coding sequence ATGAACCAATTTAAAGAGATACAACAGCATATCGGCAATTTATCGCCGGTTTTACCGACCGAAAAGATACTTCTGAAAGATGCATTTAACCGGGTACTACTGGAAGATGTAGTTGCTGATTTAAATATGCCACCTTTCAATAAATCAGCGATGGATGGTTTTGCGTGCAGTTACGAAGATATTGCCAATGAGTTGGAAGTGCTGGAAGTAATAAATGCCGGTAAAATCGCGTCTGTCAAAATTGGGAAAAACCAGTGTGTTAAAATTATGACGGGCGCAGCTGTTCCTTCCGAATGCGATTGCGTATTTATGGTTGAGGATGCTGAAGAGCTTTCTGAAAATAAAGTACGTTGTACCAATCCAAAAACAAAGAAAAATATTTGTTACCTCGGCGAAGATTATAAAAAAGGTGAAAAGCTGTTAAAAAAGGGAATGTTAATAAATGTTCCTCAAATGGCAGTTCTTGCCGGTGCTGGTTATGCTGAGGTTTTGGTATCAAAACGCCCAAAAGTAACTGTAATTGCTACTGGTAGTGAATTGGTTCCACCATCTGAAACACCAAAACCAGGACAGATTCGGAATAGTAATTCCAGCCAGGTGATCACCCAGCTCAAGAAAATGAATCTTGAAATTGTGGATGAACTCATGCTGGTTGACGACTACGAATTGCTCACGAAAAGCTTTAACGCCGCATTGGGAACGAGTGATTTTATCGTTTTCACCGGTGGAGCATCGGTCGGTGATTTCGATTTTATTCCAGAAATCTTGAAAGAACAGGGATTTAAAATATACTGGGATCACACGGGTATTAAGCCGGGTAACCCAATGACTTTTTCAGAAAAGGGAGGCAAGTTTGTTTTTGGACTTTCAGGAAATCCCGTGTCGTCATTTGTGCAATTTGAACTGATTGCCAAACCAACAATCAATAAATTACTGGGAGCCAATTACAATCCCTTGCGTATAAAAGCCCGGATGAATTTTACATTCCAACGAAAAAAAACCAATCGATTGGCAATTATTCCGGTTTTTATTGATGACAATGGAGCCACTTCGGAAATTCCATTTCATGGATCGGCGCATATTAATTCACTGGCTTTTGCAAATGCCCTTCTGGAGGTACCACTGGGAGTTTCCGCCATTCAAACCAATGAATTTGCATATGTACGACCACTTTAA